In the genome of Vicinamibacteria bacterium, one region contains:
- a CDS encoding heterodisulfide reductase-related iron-sulfur binding cluster, whose translation MAPPPAAPSPEPGSPTGIFDHHHPPSLDLIEDCVHCGFCLPTCPTYALWGQEMDSPRGRIYLMKMGLEGQTGMTETFVRHIDLCLGCMACLTACPSGVQYGKLIEATRAQIEKNHPRAWSDRLFRRMLFAVFTHPARLRALAVPLWLYQASGLCWLLRRSGLLDLLPARLRAMEALLPPLSLAELGAGLAQRTPAEGPPRRRVGLLRGCVQRIFFADVNTATARVLAAEGCEVIAPSSPPCCGALLVHAGQEEAALALARRTIEAFEKEGVDTVVINAAGCGSTMKEYGWLLRDDPEFAERARTFSAKCKDVSELLCELTPQARRHPLPLRVAYHDSCHLQHAQGVRAQPRQLLAGIPGLEVVEVGEDAICCGSAGIYNLVEPEAARQLGDRKAQNVIKAGATVVATGNPGCLLQLRSGLARAGHPLPTVHSIELVAASLRNELPRQLRGGTRDSSS comes from the coding sequence ATGGCCCCCCCTCCGGCGGCTCCCAGTCCGGAGCCCGGTTCCCCGACCGGCATCTTCGACCACCACCACCCTCCCTCCCTCGACCTCATCGAGGACTGCGTGCATTGCGGCTTCTGCCTCCCCACCTGCCCGACCTACGCCCTCTGGGGCCAAGAGATGGACTCGCCCCGAGGCCGCATCTATTTGATGAAGATGGGGCTGGAAGGCCAGACCGGAATGACGGAGACCTTCGTTCGCCACATCGACCTTTGCCTAGGCTGCATGGCCTGCCTGACCGCCTGCCCCTCGGGGGTGCAATACGGCAAGCTGATCGAGGCCACGCGCGCGCAGATCGAGAAGAACCACCCGCGGGCATGGTCGGACCGGCTCTTCCGCCGGATGCTCTTCGCGGTTTTCACCCATCCGGCTCGACTGCGGGCGTTGGCGGTACCCCTCTGGCTCTACCAGGCATCCGGCCTGTGCTGGCTCTTGCGGCGCTCCGGTCTCCTCGACCTTCTGCCCGCGCGTCTCCGCGCCATGGAGGCGCTGCTGCCCCCCCTCTCGTTGGCCGAGCTGGGAGCGGGGCTAGCGCAGCGGACACCCGCGGAGGGCCCACCCCGGCGACGGGTCGGTCTGCTGCGGGGATGCGTGCAGCGAATCTTCTTTGCGGACGTAAACACCGCCACCGCCCGGGTGCTGGCCGCGGAGGGCTGCGAGGTGATCGCTCCCTCCTCCCCCCCCTGCTGCGGCGCGCTCCTGGTGCACGCGGGACAGGAGGAGGCCGCGCTGGCCTTGGCGCGGCGCACGATCGAGGCCTTCGAGAAGGAAGGGGTCGATACCGTGGTCATCAACGCCGCGGGCTGCGGCTCCACCATGAAGGAGTACGGCTGGCTGCTCCGCGACGACCCGGAGTTCGCGGAGAGGGCGCGGACGTTTTCCGCAAAGTGCAAGGACGTCTCGGAACTGCTTTGCGAGCTCACGCCCCAGGCTCGGCGTCACCCCCTCCCCCTGCGCGTCGCCTACCATGACTCCTGCCATCTGCAGCACGCCCAGGGGGTCCGCGCACAACCGCGGCAGCTTTTGGCCGGCATCCCCGGCCTCGAGGTGGTGGAGGTGGGAGAGGACGCCATCTGCTGCGGGTCGGCGGGGATCTACAACCTGGTGGAGCCGGAGGCCGCCCGCCAGCTCGGCGATCGCAAGGCGCAGAACGTGATCAAGGCCGGAGCAACGGTAGTGGCCACCGGGAACCCCGGCTGCCTGTTGCAGCTCCGGAGCGGGCTGGCACGCGCTGGACACCCCCTCCCCACGGTCCACTCCATCGAGCTCGTCGCGGCCTCCCTCCGAAACGAGCTTCCCCGTCAGCTCCGAGGGGGGACGCGGGACAGCTCGTCGTAG
- a CDS encoding FAD-binding oxidoreductase has product MSPSSSEPGIREGGWARLGEVVGAAHLRPATPADAVAGVLPRAVIEPGTAAELAAVLRHAQELGLRLAPRGGGTKMEWGNPPRGLDAILSTRRLEGVVDHPWADMTATVEAGCTVAGFQRSLAAHGQRLSLDPLWPDRATIGGVLATNDSGALRVRFGAMRDLVVGITVALADGTLARSGGRVVKNVAGYDLPKLMAGSLGTLAVITEATFRLYPLPRRVRNLSFVLPTAEAVSQVILAVLDSTLVPTGLQIRAQEGGSLGVDIRFEGEEAALEARVEELQGLVATKPAEAPAEVWEAREALWAGAEPAVVCRLAVVPTRLGMLCERVGREAERGGLSWRMVAQAGGLAWLRLEGSTAALLDVLRALRQGVEAEEGSLAVLHCPPEARAGAEAWGAPGDALPLMHRVKEQFDPAALLNPGRFVGGI; this is encoded by the coding sequence GTGTCGCCCAGCTCTTCTGAGCCCGGGATCCGGGAAGGGGGCTGGGCCCGCCTCGGTGAGGTGGTGGGGGCGGCCCACCTACGGCCGGCCACCCCCGCGGATGCGGTGGCGGGCGTGCTCCCCCGGGCCGTGATCGAGCCCGGCACTGCCGCCGAGCTGGCGGCCGTGCTCCGCCACGCTCAGGAGCTGGGCCTGCGCCTGGCCCCCCGCGGGGGGGGCACGAAGATGGAGTGGGGCAATCCTCCCCGCGGACTCGACGCCATCCTTTCCACCCGCCGCCTCGAGGGTGTCGTGGACCACCCCTGGGCGGACATGACGGCCACGGTCGAGGCGGGCTGCACGGTGGCCGGCTTCCAACGAAGCTTGGCCGCGCATGGCCAGAGGCTGTCCCTGGATCCCCTCTGGCCGGACCGAGCCACCATCGGCGGCGTCCTGGCCACCAACGACAGCGGCGCCCTGCGCGTGCGCTTCGGGGCCATGCGGGACCTGGTGGTGGGGATCACGGTGGCTTTGGCGGACGGAACTCTGGCCCGGAGTGGGGGCAGAGTGGTGAAGAACGTCGCCGGCTACGATCTGCCCAAGCTCATGGCGGGCTCCCTGGGGACCCTGGCCGTGATCACGGAGGCGACCTTCCGGCTGTATCCCCTCCCCCGCCGGGTCCGCAACCTGAGCTTCGTCCTGCCTACGGCCGAGGCCGTGAGCCAGGTGATCCTGGCGGTGTTGGACTCGACGCTGGTTCCGACCGGGCTTCAGATCCGGGCCCAAGAAGGGGGATCGCTCGGCGTCGACATCCGCTTCGAAGGGGAAGAGGCGGCTCTGGAGGCGCGGGTGGAGGAGCTTCAGGGGCTGGTGGCCACCAAGCCGGCAGAGGCTCCCGCGGAGGTCTGGGAGGCGCGGGAGGCGCTCTGGGCGGGAGCGGAGCCAGCCGTGGTCTGCCGGTTGGCCGTGGTGCCCACGCGGCTCGGGATGCTCTGCGAGCGCGTGGGGCGGGAAGCGGAGCGGGGGGGCCTCTCCTGGCGGATGGTCGCCCAAGCCGGCGGTCTGGCCTGGCTTCGGCTGGAGGGTTCGACGGCGGCGCTCCTGGACGTCCTGCGCGCCCTCCGCCAGGGGGTCGAGGCCGAGGAGGGATCGCTCGCCGTGTTGCACTGTCCCCCCGAAGCCAGGGCGGGCGCGGAGGCCTGGGGTGCGCCGGGCGATGCCCTTCCCCTCATGCATCGCGTCAAAGAGCAGTTCGACCCCGCCGCCTTGCTGAACCCGGGGCGCTTCGTGGGAGGGATCTGA
- a CDS encoding FAD-linked oxidase C-terminal domain-containing protein codes for MDPRAVDAFRSIVGDGGLITRPEELRTYECDGLTNFRVVPGAVLLPSSTEQVQGVLRVCHRERIPFVARGAGTGLSGGALPVADGIVISLARLNHILEVDIPNARVVVEPGVINAHVTQAVSPHGYFYAPDPSSQSVCTVGGNVAENSGGAHCLKYGFTTTHVLGLEIVLPDGSLVHLGGKSLDRPGYDLCGVFVGSEGTLGIATKITLRILKRPQSVQTLLAAFNSTDEAGTAVSEIIAAGILPAAIEMMDALALEAAEAAVHAGYPRCQGLLLVELDGPRGEVQLLMERVEGLCTSCGAWEIRRAQSEAERALVWKGRRAAFAAMGRISPNYIVQDGVIPRTSLSRILREIERRSAAVGLRVANVFHAGDGNLHPLVLYDRRVPGQEHLAEELASDILKLCVQAGGSITGEHGVGEEKKAFMSVMFAEPDLETMQLVRCAFDPERLSNPEKVFPRPRLCGERRGPYQPHPLEVAGVAQLF; via the coding sequence ATGGACCCTCGCGCCGTCGACGCGTTCCGGTCGATCGTCGGCGACGGGGGCCTCATCACGCGACCCGAAGAGCTCCGTACCTACGAGTGCGACGGCCTCACCAACTTTCGGGTGGTGCCGGGGGCAGTGCTCCTCCCCTCCTCCACGGAGCAAGTTCAAGGCGTCCTCCGCGTCTGCCACCGGGAGCGTATCCCCTTCGTGGCCCGGGGAGCGGGCACGGGGCTGAGCGGAGGGGCCCTCCCGGTGGCGGACGGGATCGTCATCAGCCTAGCCCGTCTCAACCACATTCTCGAAGTGGACATACCCAACGCGCGGGTGGTGGTCGAGCCCGGCGTGATCAACGCGCATGTCACACAGGCGGTCTCGCCCCACGGGTACTTCTACGCCCCCGACCCCTCGTCGCAGTCGGTGTGCACGGTGGGGGGGAACGTGGCCGAGAACTCGGGGGGAGCGCACTGCCTCAAGTACGGGTTCACCACCACCCATGTGCTGGGGCTGGAGATCGTGCTTCCGGATGGGTCGCTCGTCCATCTCGGCGGCAAGAGCTTGGACCGGCCAGGGTACGACCTGTGCGGCGTGTTCGTCGGCTCCGAGGGCACCCTGGGCATCGCGACCAAGATCACGCTGCGAATACTGAAACGGCCCCAGAGCGTCCAGACCCTCCTCGCCGCCTTCAACTCTACGGACGAGGCGGGGACGGCGGTCAGCGAGATCATCGCCGCCGGCATCCTTCCCGCCGCGATCGAGATGATGGACGCGCTGGCCCTGGAGGCGGCGGAGGCGGCGGTCCACGCCGGCTACCCCCGCTGCCAAGGACTTCTCCTGGTCGAGTTGGACGGTCCCCGCGGCGAGGTACAGCTGCTCATGGAGCGAGTGGAGGGCCTCTGTACCTCCTGCGGAGCCTGGGAGATCCGGCGGGCGCAGTCCGAGGCGGAGCGGGCCCTGGTCTGGAAGGGTCGCCGGGCCGCCTTCGCGGCCATGGGCCGCATCTCCCCCAACTACATCGTCCAGGACGGCGTCATCCCGCGCACGAGCCTCTCCCGCATCCTCCGCGAGATCGAGCGACGGTCGGCCGCCGTCGGCCTGCGCGTGGCCAACGTGTTCCACGCGGGGGACGGCAACCTGCACCCCCTGGTACTCTACGACCGCCGAGTGCCCGGACAAGAGCACCTCGCGGAGGAGTTGGCCTCCGATATTCTCAAGCTTTGCGTGCAGGCCGGAGGCTCCATCACGGGGGAGCACGGCGTGGGCGAGGAAAAGAAGGCGTTCATGTCCGTGATGTTCGCGGAGCCGGACCTGGAGACCATGCAGCTCGTCCGTTGCGCCTTCGACCCCGAGCGACTCTCCAATCCCGAGAAGGTGTTCCCCCGTCCCCGGCTCTGTGGCGAGAGGCGAGGGCCCTACCAGCCGCACCCTCTGGAGGTCGCCGGTGTCGCCCAGCTCTTCTGA
- a CDS encoding (Fe-S)-binding protein: MPTVGLFIPCYVEQFYPQVGVATLEVLARQGVRAEYPEDQTCCGQPMANSGCASDARPMAEHFLRLFRGYDYVVAPSGSCVSMIRHHYDQFLGGQPGFEHLQRSTYELCELLTDVLGVGGLKGRFPHRVGLHQSCHGLRELRLGSGSERRVPPFDKVRSLLGGLEGIRLVDLARPDECCGFGGTFAVSEEAVSCMMGRDRLADHERAGAEIVTATDMSCLMHLDGLIRREKRPLRVMHVAEVLAQSGS, encoded by the coding sequence ATGCCGACGGTCGGTCTCTTCATCCCCTGCTACGTCGAGCAGTTCTACCCGCAGGTGGGGGTGGCAACGCTGGAAGTGCTCGCGCGGCAAGGTGTCCGCGCGGAGTACCCCGAGGACCAGACCTGCTGCGGCCAGCCCATGGCCAATTCGGGCTGCGCCTCCGATGCCCGGCCGATGGCGGAGCACTTCCTCCGGCTGTTCCGTGGCTACGACTACGTGGTCGCGCCCTCGGGGAGCTGCGTCTCCATGATCCGCCATCACTACGATCAATTCCTGGGAGGCCAGCCGGGGTTCGAGCACCTCCAACGGTCGACCTACGAGCTGTGCGAGCTTCTCACCGATGTGCTGGGGGTTGGCGGCCTGAAGGGACGCTTCCCTCACAGGGTGGGGCTGCACCAGAGCTGCCATGGTCTGCGAGAGCTGCGGCTGGGAAGCGGCAGCGAGCGCCGCGTGCCCCCCTTTGACAAAGTGCGCTCGCTCCTGGGGGGCCTGGAAGGCATCCGGCTCGTGGATCTGGCCCGGCCCGACGAATGCTGCGGGTTCGGGGGGACGTTTGCGGTCAGCGAGGAGGCCGTGTCGTGCATGATGGGCCGCGACCGCCTGGCCGACCATGAGCGCGCGGGGGCCGAGATCGTCACCGCGACCGACATGTCGTGCCTCATGCACCTCGATGGCCTCATCCGCCGGGAGAAGCGGCCGCTCCGCGTCATGCACGTGGCTGAGGTCCTGGCCCAGAGCGGATCGTAG
- a CDS encoding lactate utilization protein B codes for MGHPDAAARFVADDAKAHWHDQAVWWIRQKRDQAASVVPDWEALREAAAAIKAHTLSRLAPYLEEFEAEAVALGSKVHWARDAVEHNAIVHGILAERRITRLVKSKSMLTEECHLNPYLEARGIEVVDTDLGERIVQLAREPPSHIVMPAIHKKKEEIGELFHQHLHTERGASDPKYLTEAARQHLRHKFLEAEAGLSGVNFAVAETGAIVVCTNEGNADMGTSLPPVHIACMGVEKLVPRQRDLGVFLRLLARSATGQPLTAYTTHFHGPRRGGELHIVIVDNGRSAILGDPLFRRSLSCIRCGACMNTCPVYRRSGGYSYGYTVPGPIGSILAPMRDPARFASLPFASSLCGSCSDVCPVRIDLHHELLSLRQEIARRRLLPWTKRLGMKVAARILAEPSLYRLSGFLARRVLPALPRALVYASWNIWGRQRELPPLPRESFRTLYRRRRGQS; via the coding sequence GTGGGCCATCCGGACGCAGCCGCCCGCTTCGTGGCCGACGACGCCAAGGCTCACTGGCACGACCAAGCCGTCTGGTGGATTCGCCAAAAGCGTGACCAGGCGGCGTCGGTAGTGCCCGACTGGGAGGCGCTGCGCGAGGCGGCGGCGGCGATCAAAGCCCACACCCTGTCGCGGCTTGCCCCTTACCTCGAGGAGTTCGAAGCCGAGGCGGTGGCCCTCGGCAGCAAGGTGCACTGGGCCCGGGACGCCGTCGAGCACAACGCCATCGTCCACGGAATCCTGGCCGAGCGCCGGATCACCCGCCTGGTCAAGTCCAAGTCGATGCTCACCGAGGAGTGCCACCTGAACCCCTACCTCGAGGCCCGGGGGATTGAGGTTGTGGACACCGACCTCGGGGAGCGCATCGTGCAGCTGGCCCGGGAGCCCCCGAGCCACATTGTGATGCCGGCCATCCACAAGAAGAAGGAAGAGATCGGGGAGCTCTTTCACCAGCACCTCCACACGGAGCGGGGGGCGTCCGACCCCAAGTACCTGACGGAAGCGGCGCGCCAGCACCTCCGCCATAAGTTCCTGGAGGCGGAGGCCGGCCTCTCCGGAGTCAACTTCGCCGTCGCGGAGACGGGCGCTATCGTGGTCTGCACCAACGAGGGCAACGCCGACATGGGCACCTCTCTCCCGCCCGTGCACATCGCCTGCATGGGGGTCGAGAAGCTGGTGCCCCGTCAGCGGGACCTGGGTGTCTTTCTGCGGCTGCTGGCCCGCTCCGCTACCGGCCAGCCCCTCACCGCCTACACCACCCATTTCCACGGGCCCCGCCGGGGCGGCGAGCTGCACATCGTCATCGTGGACAACGGCCGTTCCGCGATCCTGGGCGATCCCCTCTTCCGCCGCTCCCTCTCCTGCATCCGCTGTGGCGCCTGCATGAACACCTGCCCTGTATACCGCCGCAGCGGGGGCTACAGCTACGGCTACACCGTGCCCGGCCCCATCGGATCGATCCTGGCCCCCATGCGCGACCCCGCCCGTTTCGCCAGCCTCCCCTTCGCCTCCAGCCTGTGCGGATCGTGCAGCGACGTCTGCCCGGTGCGGATCGACCTGCACCACGAGCTGCTCTCCCTCCGCCAAGAGATTGCCCGCCGCCGACTCCTCCCCTGGACCAAGCGGCTGGGCATGAAGGTCGCAGCCCGGATACTGGCCGAGCCATCCCTCTACCGGCTCTCCGGTTTCCTGGCCCGGCGGGTCCTTCCCGCCCTCCCGCGGGCTCTCGTCTACGCGAGCTGGAACATTTGGGGCCGGCAGCGGGAGCTCCCGCCCCTGCCCCGGGAAAGCTTCCGCACTCTCTACCGGAGGCGCCGTGGACAGTCGTGA
- a CDS encoding LUD domain-containing protein, whose amino-acid sequence MDSRDAILAALRRNAPAPVELPDLSGLGAKPADPVRQFEESLAGVGGACLRVPDLAAADAALREIPFYAAARKVVSLVPGLGRADLDLGSMPDPHALQDVDVAVLPGEFAVAENGAVWLEGRRLHHRALFVITDHLVLVVGVREIVADMHEAYARLEGRERAYGLFISGPSKTADIEQALVIGAQGARSCTVFLVG is encoded by the coding sequence GTGGACAGTCGTGACGCGATCCTGGCCGCGCTCCGGCGCAACGCCCCCGCCCCCGTCGAACTACCCGACCTGTCGGGGCTCGGGGCCAAGCCCGCGGACCCGGTCCGGCAGTTTGAGGAATCGCTGGCCGGCGTCGGAGGGGCCTGCCTGCGGGTTCCGGACCTCGCCGCCGCGGACGCTGCCCTGCGCGAGATTCCCTTCTACGCGGCCGCGCGCAAGGTGGTCTCGCTCGTTCCCGGGTTGGGACGGGCGGACCTCGACCTAGGGTCCATGCCCGACCCCCATGCCCTCCAGGACGTGGACGTGGCGGTCCTGCCCGGTGAGTTCGCGGTGGCCGAGAACGGGGCGGTCTGGCTCGAGGGTCGACGCCTTCACCACCGCGCCCTCTTCGTCATTACCGACCACCTCGTGTTGGTGGTGGGCGTGCGCGAGATCGTGGCCGACATGCACGAAGCCTACGCGCGGCTGGAGGGGCGGGAGCGCGCTTATGGCCTCTTCATCTCCGGCCCCTCCAAGACCGCCGACATCGAGCAGGCGCTCGTCATCGGCGCGCAGGGCGCGCGCAGCTGCACCGTCTTCCTGGTGGGCTGA
- a CDS encoding lactate permease LctP family transporter: MYHQNYNPTGSVLLSTIVAAIPIVVLLYFIALHPHRDKGGVRHLGIAAPQAAFFGVLAAFLVSCVAFGMPLASAFSAFALGTLSGFLGIIWIVLAAMFLYTMTVITGKFEIVKESITHISFDRRLQVLLIAFSFGAIIEGTSGFGTPVAIAGAVMVGLGFKPFQSAVLNLLANTAPVAWGAIGTPIVTLAAVSGLDQLTLSTMAGHQLPWVSILVPFWLVATFVKMEGGTWGEALEVWPGALCSGASFALMQYISSGRPETHLMTDVVSGVFSVVCTALFLRFVWHPKSRFLLKSEREAAQTVSAAGGGDASPKYRYTAGETAYAWLPWAILIGCCAIWGMPAWKAYLNNLFSGVTFKTTLLGSPFAGTLSLPVWDMPWLHNLVQRMPPVVAATAKPEAARFSINWLSAAGTGVFVAALLSGLALRLSAAQWKETVTRTARRMKVPVLVIGQVLGLGFLTRYSGTDAVLGLAFTGAGVMYPFFAAYLGWLGVFLTGSDTASNALFGSLQRITAQQLHLNEVLIVATNSTGGVMGKMIDAQSIMVACAACYDDPHERAHALGPIFRTVWWHSVAGAAVIGLIALLQAYVFTGAIPMAPGK; this comes from the coding sequence ATGTATCACCAGAACTACAACCCAACGGGAAGCGTCCTCCTCTCCACCATCGTGGCTGCGATTCCGATCGTGGTTCTGCTGTACTTCATCGCCCTGCATCCGCATCGTGACAAGGGTGGGGTGAGGCATCTCGGCATCGCCGCTCCCCAGGCGGCATTCTTTGGAGTGCTCGCCGCCTTCCTCGTCTCCTGCGTGGCCTTTGGGATGCCGCTGGCCTCCGCCTTCTCCGCCTTTGCCCTGGGTACGCTCTCGGGCTTCCTGGGAATCATCTGGATAGTCCTGGCCGCCATGTTCCTCTACACCATGACCGTCATTACCGGTAAGTTCGAGATCGTGAAGGAGTCGATCACTCACATCTCGTTCGACCGGCGCCTCCAGGTCCTTCTCATCGCCTTCTCCTTCGGCGCCATCATCGAGGGCACGTCGGGCTTCGGGACCCCAGTGGCCATCGCGGGGGCCGTGATGGTGGGCCTCGGGTTCAAGCCCTTCCAGTCGGCCGTGCTCAACCTCCTCGCCAACACCGCCCCCGTGGCCTGGGGGGCCATCGGCACGCCCATCGTGACCTTGGCCGCGGTCAGCGGTCTCGATCAGCTCACGCTCTCCACCATGGCTGGCCACCAGCTTCCCTGGGTGTCCATCCTGGTCCCCTTCTGGCTCGTGGCCACTTTTGTGAAGATGGAGGGGGGAACCTGGGGAGAGGCGCTCGAGGTGTGGCCGGGAGCGCTCTGCTCGGGCGCATCCTTCGCTCTCATGCAGTACATCTCCTCCGGGAGGCCCGAGACCCACCTCATGACGGACGTCGTCTCCGGCGTCTTCTCCGTCGTCTGCACGGCCCTCTTCCTGCGCTTCGTCTGGCACCCCAAGAGCCGGTTCCTCCTGAAGTCGGAGCGGGAGGCGGCGCAGACCGTGTCGGCGGCGGGGGGCGGAGATGCTTCCCCGAAGTATCGCTACACCGCGGGGGAGACGGCCTACGCTTGGCTCCCCTGGGCGATCCTCATCGGGTGCTGTGCCATCTGGGGCATGCCGGCCTGGAAGGCCTACCTCAACAACCTCTTTTCCGGCGTCACCTTCAAGACCACCCTCCTGGGCTCCCCGTTTGCGGGCACCCTCTCCCTGCCCGTTTGGGACATGCCGTGGTTGCACAACCTGGTGCAGCGCATGCCGCCGGTGGTCGCCGCCACCGCCAAGCCCGAGGCGGCACGCTTCTCCATCAACTGGCTGTCCGCGGCGGGCACGGGCGTGTTCGTGGCCGCGCTCCTGTCCGGCCTCGCCCTCAGGCTGAGCGCCGCCCAATGGAAGGAGACCGTTACCCGGACCGCCCGTCGGATGAAGGTCCCGGTCCTGGTCATCGGCCAGGTGTTGGGCCTCGGGTTCCTCACGCGCTACTCCGGCACGGACGCGGTCCTCGGCCTTGCCTTCACGGGCGCGGGAGTGATGTACCCCTTCTTCGCCGCCTACCTGGGTTGGCTGGGCGTCTTCCTCACCGGCTCCGACACCGCCTCCAACGCGCTGTTCGGTAGCCTCCAGCGGATCACCGCCCAGCAACTGCACCTGAACGAGGTTCTGATCGTGGCCACCAACTCCACGGGGGGCGTCATGGGCAAGATGATCGATGCCCAGTCCATCATGGTGGCTTGCGCCGCCTGCTACGACGATCCCCACGAGCGAGCCCACGCGCTGGGGCCGATATTCCGGACGGTGTGGTGGCATTCGGTCGCGGGAGCGGCGGTGATTGGACTGATCGCCTTGCTGCAGGCCTACGTCTTCACGGGCGCCATTCCCATGGCGCCCGGTAAGTGA